A single Anatilimnocola floriformis DNA region contains:
- a CDS encoding DUF3500 domain-containing protein, producing the protein MNRLLTLALLLISCFALPAAETEQTKTGAAMTKAAATLATSLSEADAAKIMLKYDDPRRTDWHNIPKPERKGLPLRDMKSELKDLTHELLKASLSSSGYEKATRIMSLENNLFEDEKKAKTAPLRDPQRYFLSIFGTPAATGTWGYSFEGHHLSLNFVVKDGAVVADTPSFWGANPSIVKDFISGGPAVGTRTLAGEEQLGFDLINALDDEQKKVAILSDKAPTEYRAAGKPQPPQGAPEGIAVSKLTDAQKKILWSLIETYNSHLTEDVAAANLDEIKADNLDRIYFGWWGATKPEVGHYYRVQGPSFVLEFVNHQDGVGGSKANHIHSVWRSLKGDFAIPIASNK; encoded by the coding sequence ATGAATCGACTTCTCACCCTTGCTCTCCTATTGATCTCCTGTTTCGCGCTCCCCGCCGCCGAGACAGAGCAAACGAAAACCGGCGCTGCCATGACGAAAGCGGCGGCTACGCTGGCCACTTCGCTGTCGGAAGCCGATGCCGCCAAGATCATGCTCAAGTACGACGATCCGCGCCGCACCGATTGGCACAACATTCCGAAGCCGGAACGCAAAGGACTGCCGCTGCGCGACATGAAGAGTGAACTAAAGGACTTGACGCACGAGTTGCTCAAGGCGAGCTTGAGTTCCTCGGGCTACGAAAAAGCCACGCGCATCATGTCGCTCGAAAACAACCTGTTCGAAGATGAGAAGAAGGCAAAGACGGCGCCTCTGCGCGATCCACAGCGCTACTTTCTCAGCATCTTCGGCACTCCCGCCGCCACCGGCACTTGGGGTTACAGCTTCGAAGGGCATCACTTGTCGCTGAACTTCGTGGTGAAAGACGGCGCTGTCGTTGCTGATACGCCCAGCTTTTGGGGTGCAAACCCTTCGATCGTCAAGGACTTCATCAGCGGCGGACCGGCAGTCGGCACGCGCACGTTGGCTGGCGAAGAGCAACTGGGCTTTGATCTCATCAACGCACTTGACGACGAGCAGAAAAAAGTTGCGATCCTCTCGGACAAAGCTCCGACCGAATATCGCGCGGCTGGAAAACCTCAGCCGCCGCAAGGAGCGCCGGAAGGAATTGCTGTCAGCAAACTGACCGATGCCCAGAAGAAGATTCTCTGGTCATTGATCGAAACCTATAACAGCCATCTCACCGAAGATGTGGCGGCCGCCAATCTTGACGAGATCAAAGCCGATAATCTCGATCGCATCTATTTCGGCTGGTGGGGCGCAACCAAGCCGGAAGTGGGCCACTACTATCGCGTGCAAGGCCCGTCGTTTGTGCTTGAGTTTGTGAACCACCAAGATGGCGTGGGGGGTAGCAAAGCCAACCACATCCACTCGGTTTGGCGCAGCTTGAAAGGTGATTTTGCGATTCCAATCGCAAGCAACAAATAA